One window of Chryseobacterium indologenes genomic DNA carries:
- a CDS encoding nucleoside phosphorylase: protein MLNKLAASELVLNEDGSVYHLNLLPEDIADKIILVGDPDRVAKVSKYFDTVEIKKNKREFYTHTGTLRGERITVMSTGIGTENIDIVMNELDALVNIDLKNKEFKTEHKALELFRMGTCGSVNPDVQVDNMLVTQNVVGLDGLMHFYQDYNFENEFSKNFLEKFPYERIKPMLYFSDWAEEMGEYYKDAKYHGNTATFPGFYAPQGRQLRLKAVDDKFLETLNDLGITNFEMETSAIYALSKLLGHKAITVNNVIANRRRGEFSADHHASEKNLIDWVLERIIK, encoded by the coding sequence ATGCTAAACAAACTTGCTGCCTCAGAACTTGTTCTGAATGAAGACGGAAGTGTATACCACCTGAATCTTTTACCTGAAGATATTGCTGACAAAATCATCCTTGTGGGTGATCCTGACAGAGTGGCAAAAGTTTCAAAATACTTTGATACGGTAGAAATCAAAAAAAATAAAAGAGAATTTTACACGCATACAGGAACGCTTCGGGGAGAAAGAATTACTGTAATGTCTACGGGTATCGGAACTGAAAACATCGATATCGTCATGAACGAACTGGATGCTTTGGTGAACATCGATCTTAAAAATAAAGAGTTTAAGACTGAACATAAAGCTCTTGAATTATTCCGTATGGGAACCTGCGGAAGTGTAAACCCGGATGTACAGGTTGATAATATGCTGGTTACCCAAAATGTGGTAGGATTAGACGGATTGATGCATTTCTATCAGGACTATAACTTTGAAAATGAGTTTTCCAAAAACTTCTTAGAAAAATTCCCTTACGAAAGAATCAAGCCGATGCTTTATTTCTCAGACTGGGCAGAAGAAATGGGAGAATATTACAAAGATGCCAAATACCACGGAAATACAGCAACATTCCCAGGATTCTATGCTCCACAGGGGAGACAACTTCGTCTAAAGGCAGTAGATGATAAATTCCTGGAAACATTGAACGACCTTGGAATTACCAATTTTGAGATGGAAACTTCTGCCATCTATGCGCTTTCAAAATTATTAGGACACAAAGCCATTACTGTAAATAACGTTATTGCCAACAGAAGACGCGGTGAGTTCTCTGCAGACCACCATGCTTCAGAGAAAAACCTTATTGACTGGGTATTGGAAAGAATTATTAAGTAA
- a CDS encoding cytochrome-c peroxidase, with product MRSYPLLVIVLLIGFAVMSFNPVYKGKESENTFVNKGLSNFKTKLEQLKSDVDKFSEDRISLEELQKSLSSTRNSFKEIEFYVAYHYPEFTKTHLNAAPLFHIEAAGTSAYTLPPEGLQVLDELIFSDEAGNEKEKIKTITTFLYNSYSGFYLSALKNGLSKGNNKTLPLRIELIRIYSLGVTGFDTPGSLNISEEASHAFSGMQKYINDDPYFKNYNTQKANQILAEGINYLSKNTDFENFDRIEFYKKYVQPLYEELGKWDGRPDDLKEFSGWNVGNKNFFSSDFLDPYFYTLLKSSEDNPELRNLGKSIFYDQNLSGDRKMSCATCHLQENAFTDLKEKSQSNVEGKTVLRNSPSLYNAVFAKRFFYDLRAFYLEQQAEHVIYNEQEFNTSYESIIQKLKTKPEYKKAFRAAFKDGKISKENFSKALSSYVASLYSFDSDFDRFMRNEKNVSEDIKKGFNLFMGKANCATCHFAPHFSGLVPPFFNENESEVLGIPARPIKQLPVELDQDLGRGNSPVKKEKSWIYDYSFKTVTVRNIALTKPYFHNGAFNTLEEVLDFYNEGGGEGLGLKMKNQTLAPDKLNLSETEIKQIIAFLNALTDVSKAK from the coding sequence ATGAGATCTTATCCACTGCTTGTAATCGTCCTTCTGATAGGATTTGCAGTAATGTCTTTTAATCCAGTTTATAAAGGAAAAGAAAGCGAAAATACATTTGTCAATAAAGGGTTGTCCAACTTTAAAACCAAGCTTGAACAGCTGAAATCAGATGTTGATAAGTTCTCAGAAGACCGCATTTCCCTGGAAGAATTACAGAAATCGTTGAGCAGTACCAGAAATTCATTCAAAGAAATAGAATTTTATGTGGCTTATCATTATCCTGAATTCACCAAAACCCATCTGAATGCAGCCCCATTGTTTCATATTGAAGCGGCCGGAACGTCTGCTTATACGCTTCCTCCTGAAGGATTGCAGGTGCTGGATGAACTGATATTTTCAGATGAAGCAGGAAATGAAAAAGAGAAGATCAAAACCATCACTACCTTTTTATACAACAGCTATTCCGGGTTTTATTTAAGTGCTTTAAAAAATGGTTTGAGCAAAGGCAATAACAAGACATTACCCTTGCGTATTGAGCTGATCAGAATCTATTCTCTAGGAGTGACAGGTTTTGATACTCCAGGCTCCTTAAATATTTCCGAGGAAGCCAGCCATGCTTTTTCAGGGATGCAGAAATACATTAATGATGATCCTTATTTTAAAAATTATAATACTCAGAAAGCCAATCAGATTTTAGCAGAAGGAATAAATTACCTTTCAAAAAATACAGATTTTGAAAATTTTGACAGGATTGAGTTTTACAAGAAATATGTACAGCCTTTGTATGAAGAGTTGGGAAAATGGGATGGAAGACCAGATGATCTTAAAGAATTCTCCGGTTGGAATGTAGGTAACAAGAACTTTTTCAGCAGTGATTTTTTAGATCCTTATTTTTATACTTTATTGAAATCCTCAGAAGATAATCCTGAGCTCCGTAATCTTGGGAAATCAATTTTCTATGACCAGAACTTAAGCGGCGACAGGAAAATGAGCTGTGCAACATGCCATCTTCAGGAAAATGCTTTTACAGATCTTAAAGAAAAATCACAAAGCAACGTAGAAGGAAAAACAGTACTTAGAAATTCGCCGTCTTTGTATAATGCTGTTTTTGCCAAGAGGTTTTTCTATGACCTTCGTGCTTTTTATCTGGAACAGCAGGCAGAACACGTTATTTATAATGAACAGGAATTCAATACAAGCTATGAAAGTATTATTCAGAAACTAAAAACAAAGCCTGAATATAAAAAGGCATTCCGTGCAGCTTTTAAGGATGGAAAGATCAGTAAAGAGAACTTTTCGAAAGCATTAAGCTCTTATGTAGCTTCATTATATTCATTTGACAGCGATTTTGACCGCTTTATGAGGAATGAAAAAAATGTTTCTGAGGACATAAAAAAAGGATTTAACCTGTTTATGGGAAAAGCTAATTGTGCAACCTGTCACTTTGCGCCTCACTTTTCAGGATTGGTACCGCCGTTTTTTAATGAAAATGAATCTGAAGTACTGGGAATACCTGCCAGACCCATCAAACAGCTTCCGGTGGAGCTTGATCAGGACTTAGGAAGAGGAAACAGCCCTGTGAAAAAAGAAAAATCATGGATTTACGATTATTCATTCAAAACGGTCACGGTGAGAAATATTGCCCTTACCAAACCTTATTTCCATAACGGAGCTTTTAATACATTAGAAGAAGTTCTTGATTTTTATAATGAGGGAGGTGGAGAAGGATTAGGATTAAAAATGAAAAACCAAACTCTTGCACCGGATAAATTAAACCTTAGCGAAACGG